One window of the Rhipicephalus sanguineus isolate Rsan-2018 chromosome 4, BIME_Rsan_1.4, whole genome shotgun sequence genome contains the following:
- the LOC119389245 gene encoding T-box-containing protein TBX6L, whose amino-acid sequence MKANEQALSSMLPVLPSTTALASSFQPWISEPLKPVIHQAQFPCPELADVHVTLENSELWTRFYAIGNEMIITRPGRRMFPVMRVKVSGMVASSYYMMLMDLVPTDNYRYRFLSNCWLPVETATDSSPGETAAAAKCICTRTGPASAASGCWRPWTSAPSSLPTRRATPRRRRFLWQSKLSFEERCQCPMMLQSMRKYVPRIHVFAGSDVQKLDFRSFKTFVFPETGFISVTSYQNDQIITLKIQNNPYARSFCSNTERR is encoded by the exons ATGAAGGCGAACGAGCAGGCCCTCTCCTCAATGCTCCCAGTACTTCCGTCGACGACGGCGTTGGCCAGCAGCTTCCAGCCGTGGATCTCGGAGCCCCTGAAGCCCGTCATACACCAGGCGCAGTTCCCGTGCCCGGAGCTAGCCGATGTCCACGTGACCCTGGAGAACAGCGAACTCTGGACCAGGTTCTACGCCATCGGCAACGAGATGATCATCACAAGGCCCGGGAG ACGCATGTTCCCGGTGATGCGAGTCAAAGTGAGCGGCATGGTGGCGAGTTCGTACTACATGATGCTGATGGACCTGGTTCCGACGGACAACTACCGCTACCGCTTTCTTAGCAACTGCTGGCTGCCCGTCGAAACGGCCACGGACTCGTCGCCGGGcgaaacggcggcggcggcaaagtGTATCTGCACGAGAACGGGCCCTGCCTCGGCTGCAAGTGGATGCTGGCGCCCGTGGACTTCAGCGCCGTCAAGCTTACCAACCAGAAGAGCAACACCGCGCAGAAG GAGATTTTTATGGCAGAGCAAACTCTCCTTCGAAGAAAGGTGTCAGTGCCCA ATGATGCTGCAGTCAATGCGCAAGTACGTTCCACGCATCCACGTGTTCGCCGGAAGTGACGTCCAGAAGCTCGACTTCCGAAGCTTCAAGACGTTCGTGTTTCCGGAGACCGGGTTCATCTCGGTCACCTCCTACCAGAACGATCAG ATAATTACGCTGAAAATACAGAACAATCCATATGCCAGGTCATTCTGCAGCAACACAGAAAGGAGGTAA